The genomic interval ACCCAAACCCTCGTCGCTGCCCACCTGAATCGCTGCTGTCTTTGCCATTACTGTCCTGCGTCCTTCTTTTCCCCGCCGTTTACAGCTCCTAAACTGGCAGGGGCGGAGGGATTCGAACCCCCAAGTCCGGTTTTGGAGACCGGCAGTTTAGCCGTTGAGCTTACGCCCCTGTGAATTCCCGTAATTGAGCAGTTCAAAATCGGATGTCAGGCGCTGCTTACAATTACCCGATTCGGCAATTACGAACTTCCCCAATTACTTCACTTCCTTGTGCGCTGTGTGCTTCCGGCAACGACGGCAGAACTTGCTGAATTCCAGCCGGTCCGTCGTCGTCTTTCGGTTCTTGGTGGTCGAATAGTTGCGTTCCTTGCACGTCCCGCA from Terriglobales bacterium carries:
- the rpmG gene encoding 50S ribosomal protein L33, translating into MPREIVTLQCGTCKERNYSTTKNRKTTTDRLEFSKFCRRCRKHTAHKEVK